Genomic window (Falco cherrug isolate bFalChe1 chromosome 4, bFalChe1.pri, whole genome shotgun sequence):
TCGTGATGAGAATCATGGTCTAACGAAACAGTCTTCACACACTTTATTGCTGTTGTGATGCTATTAAGAGCTCTACTAGTCTATTCACCATGAGGTTACTGGTTTGGCACAAGCTAGACATCACCACAGGACACAGCCATGAAGGTCAAGAAAATTACCCTGATCATTCCTTCATTTGCATGTTATAAGTAACAGACAGCTGCAACCAATATAACAGCTTTCAAATTGATACACAAAGATACTTGCCAGTAAATTGTGTAAGCCTCTGCTTGAGCTGGGTCTTGAATATTTGGTTCATTTAGAAGTTCTTGTATTCCTAACAAGATCTGTGGACAAAGGAGTAGAAGTAACACAGGCATTACTAAAGAgacattcaattaaaaaaaagccttctaaAACCAGCTGTAGAAACacacagcaaacatttttcattcacatcagataagcaagcaaagcaaataaaaagggCTAAGAATACATCCAAGTACAATTAATGACCTGTTTAATTGTGATTGCTGGCCTCCAGTCCTTATCCTCCTCTAAGATGGAGAGACACACTGTGCCTGAAGGATACACGTTTGGATGGAATAATGGTGGTTCAAATTTACCTGACGAAGAAGAGAGAATTACTTGCATGCAGTGCTAAGACTAAGATCAGAGAGTTGGTTTGTATCAGTTaggacagaaaaacaaacccaaaactggCCAAAGACAAGCCTCCTGCCCCTGTCCCCTGTccacccccagcatccctgcgGCACTCCTTCGCCACAGCACCGccctcctcccccccgcccccccccccaaaaaaaaaaaaaaaaaaaaaagccttgcaaaCTGCTGGACCTATCTTGCACTTCAAGCAGTACTCCATCACATCTGTGGTATCAGTCCAGGCAACATAACACTATCATTGTAACCAGTGATCTTTTGGTTTAGGGATCAGAACTGACAGATTGTAGCAGCTCTATAATAAAgacctttttaaaacattcctaTCTTTCTAGACTCACATACTGTTACATAAAAGAAAGATACTGCCCTTCACTCATCTCTTCTCTCCTCACTTTAAAACGTTCCATAAAAAGATGACAGAGTTCCTAGCAATTTTTCAGTTATACTTCCTTTGTCTATAATCAAGATGCCCTGAACAAGAACCAAGTTTAAGCTGCAAGACTGAATGAAGTAGTAGGCTTGTGCAGCTCTCCTTCTGCTACTCCATCTATATTCTGGCATTTCTTTAATCAGGACTTAGATGCAACAGCCACTATCTTGAGTAATGTAATGAACACCTGTTTAGCAATATGTAAGATATCTACATATTAATGCAGTTTTCTAATCCATCTGGCATCACAAGTAAAGTCTTGCTCATGAGCTGCTGAATGAAGTTCGGTAGAAATTCAGAACCTGCATTGGTAAGAAATCTTAGGAGTCACATACACAGCTTACTTTAAGGCACCACAGTTCATTTAACACTTGCAGGATGTGCCTGTTGGTATTTCTCCAGATActgatgttaaatattttctagttAAAATGTTTCCCCTTGTGTCACAATGTATTTAGGTAGTAATAAACAAAAGGAGTAGCCAAGACAACTGTTACAGCTGAAACactaaaatgaaacaagaattCCTATCAAAAGAGCAGTTTGTAATCACTGTCATTGACTTGATACGGTAGCCAATTCAAGAACCAAGAAACTAGGCAAAGCAACAGGTGTTTTCAGATTTCTAAAGTAGGCAAGTTTGAGATGGGATAAGGAAAATTCAAAAACTCAACAAGGAAACTAGGTATCTGAAGATACTTGTTGTACATAGTATCAGAAAAGGAACAGATTGATGTTTTAGAGCAAGTGGATGAAAAAGTTGAAGTTgatggaacatttttttccccctaagttCTTGGCTTCTGAGTAAGGCCAACTTCACAAGCAAAGGGATTTGGTTTAGCCATGTCTACCTATTAGTTTCCAAAGAGTGCTGATCAAGCAGCAAACACTTCCAGTTGTTCTTCTGTCAGACTCTGAGGAAACCCACACAGCAATCCCCCTCGCCTCCCAGTTTTGTTATACTGAGCACTTCACTCATTTCATCACAACTTTCTAAATGCAAAGTGGtgggtgggaaaagaaaaaaaagcaacctttcttaaaaaaaaaaaaatgttaggaaaCTAATAACCATTAGTAGAACATCATGGACTAGTTTAACACTGACTAAAAACCATGGGCTTATTAGAACATTTTACTTACATTTTGGGGGTGAAGAAGGGTAATCATCCTTGAAAAGCATCCGTAGTTTAAATAAGCCTCCTTCCCATGGTGTCTATAAAAAGTTAGGGTACAGTTTAGATTAAAGAAAAGTCAAAACTCGTGGAAAAAAGCTTATCAAGGTGACAGTTTCTCAGGCAAAGTACAAGGCATCCTTCTGCTACATAGCAAAAAATAGCTGTTCTACGCTGCAGCATGCTGTCTAGACTGAGACAAGTTATCCTACCTATATAaggagctgaaggaaaaaaaccctgcttttcCACTTCATTACAGCTAGCAAGCATTGCTGAGTCATTGATAGAGTTGGGATCATAGCTGACAAAACCATCTAGTTTTATATGACACACATGCAATGAGGAAGGGGCCATTATACCCCGCTGAAAAGAAGTCTGAGAAGATAGAATGTGGATACACCCCTTAAGCACGTGGATGTAAATGGCTCCCATTTTGCCTCACAAGAATGTGTCTAAGCAAGCCATAAATCAACAAAAAATCTGGACACCACTGTAGTACTGCTACAGTTAATGTAAGGTTTACTAATCTAAAACTAACTCTGTAGTTGGTAGCAAAGAGTCTGACAGATTTCATCTTTTTGTGTAAAAGAAATTCCAAGAAGCTTTTTATCCCCATCAGAAACTGGGAAAAGCACTAACAAGAGCAAGTCCCATGCTGCAGAGCAGACCAAATAGGGCAGCATGACTCAAAAGGGTCATATAAATATGGAAAAATGTctag
Coding sequences:
- the UBE2I gene encoding SUMO-conjugating enzyme UBC9, translated to MSGIALSRLAQERKAWRKDHPFGFVAVPTKNPDGTMNLMNWECAIPGKKGTPWEGGLFKLRMLFKDDYPSSPPKCKFEPPLFHPNVYPSGTVCLSILEEDKDWRPAITIKQILLGIQELLNEPNIQDPAQAEAYTIYCQNRVEYEKRVRAQAKKFAPS